AGAAGCGGCCGTCAAAGCGGGCGCACCAGCCGGTATTATTGGTTGGATCGATCAGCCATCGGTGGAACTTTCCCAAGCATTAATGCAACATCCCAGCATTAATTTAATCCTTGCTACCGGCGGTCCGGGTATGGTAAAAGCGGCCTATTCTTCCGGAAGACCTTCCCTAGGAGTCGGTGCCGGCAATACCCCCGCTTTAGTGGACGAAACCGCTCACATAAAAATGGCCGTTTCCTCGATTATTCTCAGTAAAACCTTCGATAACGGCATGATTTGCGCCTCGGAACAATCGGTAATCGTTGTCGATAGCATCTATGAAGAAGTTCGACAGGAATTTATTGATCGCGGGGCCTATCTTCTTTCCCCCGAAGAAAGGGAAAAAGTCGTCGGGATTCTCCTCAAAGATGGTCATATCAACCCCGATATCGTCGGACAACCGGTAGAAAAATTAGCCACCATGGCCGGAATTTCCGTTCCCGAAGATACCCGCTTACTAATCGGAGAAGTGGAAAATATTGGCTTAGAGGAACCATTTTCCTACGAAAAACTCTCGCCAATTTTAGCCATGTACCGGGCGAAAGACTTTGAAGATGGGGTCAAAAAAGCCGAAAAACTGGTCTTATTTGCCGGTCGAGGTCATACGGCCGTGCTTTATACCGCACCCTCCAATCGGGAACATATTAAGCACTTTCAAGACAACGTACAAACAGCCCGGGTATTAATTAATACCCCTTCCTCCCAGGGTGCGATTGGTGATATCTATAACTTCCGTCTCGATCCTAGTTTAACCCTCGGTTGTGGCACTTGGGGCGGTAATTCCATCAGCGAAAACGTCGAACCTACCCACCTATTAAATATTAAAACCGTAGCCGAGCGCCGGGAAAATATGCTTTGGTTCCGAGTACCACCAAAAGTATATTTTAAATACGGAGCATTACCCGTCGCTATTCGGGAATTAGCCGGCAAAAAACGGGCCTTTATTGTCACCGATAAACCTCTTTTTGACCTAGGAGTTACCGCAGCTTTAGAGGAGGTTTTAGAAGAAATCGGCATCACGATTAATATCTTTTATGATGTGGAACCCGATCCTTCCCTAGAAACCGTCGAACGGGGGTTAAATGTCATTAATACCTTCAATCCCGATGTAATTATCGCTATCGGTGGTGGTTCCCCCATGGATGCCGCTAAAATCATGTGGCTACTCTACGAGCATCCAGAGATAGAATTCGAGAGCTTGGCCATGCGTTTTATGGATATCCGCAAACGAGTCTATGAATTGCCCCCTTTAGGCGAAAAAGCTCTCATGGTGTGTATTCCCACCACTTCGGGAACAGGATCAGAAGTGACTCCCTTCGCCGTCGTGACCGATCGCCGTAATAATATTAAGTATCCTTTGGCAGATTATGCCCTAACTCCCAGCATGGCCATCGTCGATCCAGAATTAGTGCTGAATATGCCGAAAAAATTGACAGCCTACGGCGGAATTGACGCTTTAACTCACGCTCTTGAGGCCTACGTCTCGGTTTTAGCCTCAGAGTACACCAATGCTCTTGCTCAAGATGCCATCCGACTGCTGTTTAAATACTTGCCCAGTTCCTATCATAACGGAGCTAAAGACCCGAAAGCGCGGGAAAAAGTCCATTACGCGGCGACAATGGCAGGAATGGCCTTCGCTAATGGCTTTTTAGGCATCTGTCACTCCATGGCCCACCAATTGGGGGCAATTTTCCACATTCCCCACGGTCTAGCCAATGCCTTGATGATTTCCCACGTCATCCTCTATAATGCCACCGATGCCCCCTTTAAACAGGCGACTTTCTCTCAGTACAAATATCCTAACGTGAAGTGGCGCTATGCCAGGATCGCTCATTCCTTGGGATTGGGAGGAGAAAGCGAGACCGAAAGTGTGGAAAGATTGGTATTAGCGATCGAATGTTTAAAACGGGAAATCGGTATTCCGGCCAGTATTAAAGAGGTAATTCCCGAAAGTGAAGCCGAATTTATGGCCAAATTAGACCATTTAGCTGAACAAGCCTTCGATGATCAGTGTACCGGAGCCAATCCCCGTTATCCCCTGATTGAGGACTTAAAAACCCTGTTAATCCAAGCTTATCACGGCAATTTGCCCCTAGAGGTGGCGGTAAATGGTCACGGTGATGTCAGTCTTGCCGATTTGAAGTTAGAGCCGCAACCGTTGAGCTTGTAGGGATAGATTTTGCCTTTGATCCCCCCTACTCCCTGTAGGGTTGATTCATGAATCAACCCTACACCCCACACCCCACACCCCACACCCCACACCCCACACCCTACACCCCACACCCCACACCCCACACCCTACCCCCCTTAATAAGGGGATATCCCCCCTACCCCCCTTAATAAGGGGGGCTAACCACAGAAACCAAAAACCTACCTACTTAGGGTTTGCTGAATAAATGTGAAATGTAGGCAAAGTAAGGGTTTTGGGGCTTTTCTCGCGAAACAGGTGCAAGATTTTGAGAGAATCGTCGTTCAAAACCTTGCATCTTCATCGGCCCGCGTCCTGTAGGGGCGAAGCATTCGGGCAATAACCTATCGGTGAAACCGTAGATTTTCTATCCGAATGCTTCGCCCGTACTTTTTCAGCAGACCCTACTTAGCCACTACTTAAAAATTATCTTTTTTGCCCCGCAGCCGTGCAAACACTTGTATTGGTTCGCTGCTATCCATGGTCATGGCCAAAGCGGGACTATCCCAACGCAAAAAAGGATTAGTCAGCTTTTCCGTCCCCAAAATTGCCGGAATCGTGGGAATATCTTCAGCGCGATTTTTCTCCACTTCCCGATAACGCTGTTGCAGAGCAGCATTATTAGGGTCAACTGTCAAGGCAAACTTTAAATTATTTAACGTATATTCGTGAGCGCACCAAACCCTAGTCTGGTCGGGCAGCGATCGCAATTTAGTTAAAGAAGCCACCATTTGGCCCGGTGTTCCCTCAAATAAACGACCACACCCCCCCGAAAACAGGGTATCACCACAGAATAACTCACCGTAATCTCCGGGGTTAACCGGGGGAAAATAATAGGCAATATGAGCGCGAGTGTGGCCGGGGACAAAGAAAACCTCGGCCCAGCGACCGGCAAATTCCACCCGATCCCCCTCCTCTAAAAACAGCTGCTGGCCCGGAATGCGACCGCGATCCTCCTTTCCCCCATAAACACAAAGATGGGGATAACGATTAATTAAAGCCTGATTAGCCCCCACATGGTCGCCGTGGTGATGAGTATTAAAAATAGCGACTAAATCCACCTGTAAAGCCTCTAATCGCCTGAAAACGGGTTCAGGTTCCGCCGGATCCACCACGGCCGCGATTTTTTGCGCTCGATCGTAGAGGAGGAAAATATAATTATCGGAAAGGGCGTTAAGACGTTCGATCTCCATGGTAGAATTTTGGGCTAAGGTTTAACTCGATCATACCTATAGCAGCATCTTTGAGAAATCAGGCTAGAAACCTCAACCACTGGGACAAAATCTTAAATATGGCCGATGTAGAATAATAACTATAATAAAAGTGTCATAAAAAAGCAGTGAATTTATAGTAGTTATGACGATCAAATTTCGGTTTCATCCAGAGAAAGCAGTTGAAGCCGCTGCTATACTCTTAAAGCTGCACGGCAAACCGATGAAGTATTTAGGGTTGCTGAAAATGCTCTATATAGCTGACCGTCTTGCTTTAAAAACCATGGATCAACCAATTACTGGGGATAGATATGTATCAATGGATTATGGACCGGTTCTCAGTGGTGTTTATGATTTGATTAAAGGACAGCCCGTGGACTCTGCTTTACCCCTGTGGTCGAAATATATTTCTCCCCGGGATTCTAATTATGTTGACCTGCTGCAATATCCCGGCAATGAAGAACTCTGTGAAGAAGAAGAAATGATTCTTAAACAGGTTTACAAGACTTTTGGCCATCTCGATCCCTTTCATGTAGCCGAATGGACTCACGATTTACCAGAATGGAAGGATCCCCATGGTTCGGCTATTCCAATTTTAGTGGAGGATGTTTTGCGATCTATGGGTAAAACGGAGGAGGAAATCGAAGATATTAGCCAAGAAGCCCAGCGAGAAGCCTATTTAGATGGAGCTTTACATGGCTAGTCTGGTAGTCAAGCTGGGGGATGCCTTTTTAATTGATACACCCCCTAATAAGCAACATCTCTATATTGCGATCGCAAAGACTTCTGAAAATAGATATTTATTTGTCAATGTTACAACTCGAAGAAGCAGTTCGGAAGCTACTTGTGTGCTTTTGCCCGGCCTTGGTGTCCCGAATTTTATCGTCTGTGAATCCGTGATTGCCTATCAATTTGCCCGGGAGATGGATGCCACGGAATTAGCCAGTTTAATCACTGCGGGTAGTCCGATTCCAAAAGGCTCCTGTTCAGCCACAATTCTCGCACAGATTCAGCAAGGTGGTCTAGTTTCTCCACGACTGAAAAACAAGTACAAAATTGCTCTTAGAGCTTTCTTAGATACATAGCTTCAGCCGTTTTCTGGTTAGCAACTTTTTGTCCCCTAACTCCCCGCAGGACAGGAATCGGCGAAAATTACGCAGGGAATCCCCACATGACTAACGGGAACAATATAGGTTTCTGTGGGGGGAAATAAAGCGACAACGTGGGGAACGGGACGGGGAGTATAATGCACTTGCGACTGGCCTTGATAAGCGAGGGAGGTGCTTGCTCCTGAATCCAACATCACCGCGTCCCGAAAGCCTGCCTGTACTAATAATTCTCCCAAAGCCATGGAATCGATCGGCTCTCTGGAAACCCCGATTACTGGCTGTCCTGCCTGATTAATCCCCCAAAAAGCCCGGTGACGCAGGGCATCAAAACCGTAAAGTGTACCAAAGGATTCTCGGGATTGTGGTTGTCCATCTTTGACTAACCAAGCGGCCGCGACAAAAGCATCCGTCACCTTGAGATCATCTCCGGCCTCCGCTGCGATTCCTTCTAGGGTATTATGACGGACAGGATCAAAAGGAAGATAACGCACCCATCGATCGGTAATGATTACTAAAGGACGACCCTCTAACTTGCCGATTTCCCCTTCATATCCCGGGATAAAGCCGCCATTTTCGCTTAAAACCGGCCCGATCATCTGATTTGAGTCCAATTCCTTGAGGGAGAAAAAACCGCCATCTACAGCCGCGATCGCTTCTGTGCCGGCGATAATTTCCTCCACTTGATAACGACTATCAGCGTGGATGGTTTTGGGAATACCGCCACTAATCAGAACAAGTGTATTAGTTGGAAATTCCACTTCCCGTTTTTGGATGGTGGTGGCAAAGTTAAAACCGCCATCCCTACGGGGTAAGGGATCACCTCCCCAAGCTTGCGGTACAACTTCTCGCGTGCGCGATTGCCCAAAGCGTCCAATAGTGAGTAAATCGGGGGATTGTCCGGCAAAATGCTCATCGAGGTCATTCATCGATAAAGCAGCCCGATAACCCGCTTTTTTGACGAATTCCTTCACTCGATCGTCCGCCTTCCCTTCCGGATAGGTGAAATAATTAATCGGAATGCCCAATTCTTTTTCTAAGATTTGTTTCGATTGCTTGACTTCTTGCTCCAAATCTGCATCGGACAATAACCTTAAATCCCGGGGATGACTGACACTATGGGAGACAATTTGTACTAGAGGATCGGCGGCCATTTCCCGGAGTTGTTGCCAAGTGACACTGGTTCTGCCAGTTTTTTGAGTCATTTTATTGATATAAATCGAGAAAACAGCAGGATAGCCGTATTTTCTCAATAAAGGATAGACATACTGGTAATGTCCCCCATAACCATCATCAAAAGTTAATAAAACTGGTTTAGCGGGAAGGGGAATACCTGTCCGCAGATGGGAAATTAACCAATCGATACTGATAGGAGTTGCCCCGATTTCCCGCAAAAATTGAAAATGTGCCTCTAATTCGCCAGGAGTAACGTCAAAGAATACCTCTTTTTCCGGTAAAATGTCGTGATACATTAAGATCGGTACTTTTGTCTCTTGAGCGCGGGGATGAATTTCTGGCCAGGGTGCTAATTCGATCGCTGTTGCCGAGTTATTTTGCCAATTATCGAGACTAATATCGTTTTTTTGGAGAGATAGGGAAAAAATCACTCGATCGGAGAGGTTTTTATAGGTTTTACAATCAAAAATTCTCGATATATCCTTAAAAGAACTATTTTCTAGGACATAATCCGCGCATTCCGGTTGAAACTCCCTAAAAGGTGCGGGGAGAGAATCACCCCCCACCAGAGCATTAGAACGAGGATAGAGAGAACTTGCCCAAATAATCAGACAAACGACGATAAATGCCAAAAATCCGTATAGGGGAAGGAAAGAAAAGGAAGATTTTTGCCGAGCTTGCCAACGCATAAGATCAAGTAATAAAGTAAAAAGTAGAAAAGAAAAAGTAAAAAAGCAGATAGGCCTTGAGTTACCGAAAAAAACTGCCTTTTATCTAGATTTTTGGCTTTTGTTTTCTCGTCAGCAAAGCCCACTGATTACAAG
This Microcystis wesenbergii NRERC-220 DNA region includes the following protein-coding sequences:
- the adhE gene encoding bifunctional acetaldehyde-CoA/alcohol dehydrogenase gives rise to the protein MIVTNRQELEELIQQVKKAQQQFANYNQEQVDLIFKKAALAANNARIPLAKMAVQETGMGVIEDKVIKNHFASEIIYNKYKHSKTCGIIEEDKSFGLQKIAEPVGILAGIVPTTNPTSTAIFKALIALKTRNGIIFSPHPRAKDCTIAAAKIVLEAAVKAGAPAGIIGWIDQPSVELSQALMQHPSINLILATGGPGMVKAAYSSGRPSLGVGAGNTPALVDETAHIKMAVSSIILSKTFDNGMICASEQSVIVVDSIYEEVRQEFIDRGAYLLSPEEREKVVGILLKDGHINPDIVGQPVEKLATMAGISVPEDTRLLIGEVENIGLEEPFSYEKLSPILAMYRAKDFEDGVKKAEKLVLFAGRGHTAVLYTAPSNREHIKHFQDNVQTARVLINTPSSQGAIGDIYNFRLDPSLTLGCGTWGGNSISENVEPTHLLNIKTVAERRENMLWFRVPPKVYFKYGALPVAIRELAGKKRAFIVTDKPLFDLGVTAALEEVLEEIGITINIFYDVEPDPSLETVERGLNVINTFNPDVIIAIGGGSPMDAAKIMWLLYEHPEIEFESLAMRFMDIRKRVYELPPLGEKALMVCIPTTSGTGSEVTPFAVVTDRRNNIKYPLADYALTPSMAIVDPELVLNMPKKLTAYGGIDALTHALEAYVSVLASEYTNALAQDAIRLLFKYLPSSYHNGAKDPKAREKVHYAATMAGMAFANGFLGICHSMAHQLGAIFHIPHGLANALMISHVILYNATDAPFKQATFSQYKYPNVKWRYARIAHSLGLGGESETESVERLVLAIECLKREIGIPASIKEVIPESEAEFMAKLDHLAEQAFDDQCTGANPRYPLIEDLKTLLIQAYHGNLPLEVAVNGHGDVSLADLKLEPQPLSL
- the gloB gene encoding hydroxyacylglutathione hydrolase, producing the protein MEIERLNALSDNYIFLLYDRAQKIAAVVDPAEPEPVFRRLEALQVDLVAIFNTHHHGDHVGANQALINRYPHLCVYGGKEDRGRIPGQQLFLEEGDRVEFAGRWAEVFFVPGHTRAHIAYYFPPVNPGDYGELFCGDTLFSGGCGRLFEGTPGQMVASLTKLRSLPDQTRVWCAHEYTLNNLKFALTVDPNNAALQQRYREVEKNRAEDIPTIPAILGTEKLTNPFLRWDSPALAMTMDSSEPIQVFARLRGKKDNF
- a CDS encoding Panacea domain-containing protein, translating into MTIKFRFHPEKAVEAAAILLKLHGKPMKYLGLLKMLYIADRLALKTMDQPITGDRYVSMDYGPVLSGVYDLIKGQPVDSALPLWSKYISPRDSNYVDLLQYPGNEELCEEEEMILKQVYKTFGHLDPFHVAEWTHDLPEWKDPHGSAIPILVEDVLRSMGKTEEEIEDISQEAQREAYLDGALHG
- a CDS encoding polysaccharide deacetylase family protein produces the protein MRWQARQKSSFSFLPLYGFLAFIVVCLIIWASSLYPRSNALVGGDSLPAPFREFQPECADYVLENSSFKDISRIFDCKTYKNLSDRVIFSLSLQKNDISLDNWQNNSATAIELAPWPEIHPRAQETKVPILMYHDILPEKEVFFDVTPGELEAHFQFLREIGATPISIDWLISHLRTGIPLPAKPVLLTFDDGYGGHYQYVYPLLRKYGYPAVFSIYINKMTQKTGRTSVTWQQLREMAADPLVQIVSHSVSHPRDLRLLSDADLEQEVKQSKQILEKELGIPINYFTYPEGKADDRVKEFVKKAGYRAALSMNDLDEHFAGQSPDLLTIGRFGQSRTREVVPQAWGGDPLPRRDGGFNFATTIQKREVEFPTNTLVLISGGIPKTIHADSRYQVEEIIAGTEAIAAVDGGFFSLKELDSNQMIGPVLSENGGFIPGYEGEIGKLEGRPLVIITDRWVRYLPFDPVRHNTLEGIAAEAGDDLKVTDAFVAAAWLVKDGQPQSRESFGTLYGFDALRHRAFWGINQAGQPVIGVSREPIDSMALGELLVQAGFRDAVMLDSGASTSLAYQGQSQVHYTPRPVPHVVALFPPTETYIVPVSHVGIPCVIFADSCPAGS